In Deinococcus maricopensis DSM 21211, one genomic interval encodes:
- a CDS encoding phytoene/squalene synthase family protein has protein sequence MREEHLPARAIERCRDQTRAHSKTFYFGSRFFPRAQRQAVWAVYAACREGDDIADESPAWDRAAHLDAWWARVRRALNGEGSGDHVSDALAWAARTYPIPESAFEELYEGLRMDLAGHAYDTAEDLELYCRRVAGVVGFMIAPISGFDGGDATLQHALRLGQAMQLTNILRDVGEDWARERVYLPQTLLEQYGVTRTMLARGTVTPEYRALMRHLCAQARTWYAQGRAGIPRLHGGGRLAVAAAARAYEGILDALERNDYDNFNARAHVSGTRKLLLLPQVWWECRA, from the coding sequence ATGCGAGAAGAGCACCTGCCTGCACGGGCCATCGAACGCTGCCGCGACCAGACCCGCGCGCACTCAAAAACCTTTTATTTCGGCTCGCGGTTCTTCCCGCGCGCGCAACGCCAGGCCGTCTGGGCGGTGTACGCCGCGTGCCGCGAAGGCGACGACATCGCCGACGAGTCGCCCGCGTGGGACCGCGCGGCGCACCTGGACGCCTGGTGGGCGCGCGTGCGCCGCGCCCTGAACGGCGAGGGCAGCGGCGACCACGTCAGCGACGCCCTCGCCTGGGCCGCGCGCACGTACCCCATTCCCGAATCGGCCTTCGAGGAACTGTACGAGGGCCTGCGTATGGACCTCGCCGGGCACGCGTACGACACGGCTGAGGACCTCGAACTGTACTGCCGGCGCGTCGCCGGGGTCGTCGGCTTCATGATCGCGCCCATCAGCGGCTTCGACGGGGGTGACGCCACCCTCCAGCACGCCCTGCGTCTCGGGCAGGCCATGCAGCTGACCAACATCCTGCGCGACGTCGGCGAGGACTGGGCGCGCGAACGCGTGTACCTGCCGCAGACGCTGCTGGAGCAGTACGGCGTGACCCGCACCATGCTGGCGCGCGGCACCGTCACGCCCGAGTACCGCGCGCTCATGCGGCACCTGTGCGCGCAGGCGCGCACGTGGTACGCGCAGGGCCGCGCGGGCATCCCGCGCCTGCACGGGGGCGGACGCCTCGCGGTGGCCGCCGCCGCCCGCGCCTACGAAGGCATCCTCGACGCGCTCGAACGCAACGACTACGACAACTTCAACGCGCGCGCGCACGTGAGCGGCACCCGCAAACTGCTGCTGCTCCCCCAGGTGTGGTGGGAGTGCCGCGCCTGA
- a CDS encoding phage holin family protein, with protein MSENKSIGGALVDVFDAAVSLVKTEVTLLARRIGQIAKAKGLGVVLLLGAVAPLTMALIFLILAVFYGLMRLGLGAWAAALVIALVSFVVTGVLVMMGIKKLTADVDDGTGHGRSDHDHDAPRPQGQAHGHAAATAAAGGERPHGDIMNPETRAQHEREREQQQRRMEEMREQRERERQYVAEHGIPVSTKPTFEEDMK; from the coding sequence ATGAGTGAGAACAAGAGCATTGGTGGAGCGCTGGTGGACGTATTCGACGCTGCCGTTTCGCTGGTGAAGACTGAAGTGACGTTGCTGGCGCGGCGGATCGGCCAGATCGCGAAGGCCAAGGGCCTGGGTGTGGTGCTGCTGCTCGGCGCGGTCGCGCCCCTGACGATGGCGCTGATCTTCCTGATCCTGGCGGTGTTCTACGGCCTGATGCGCCTGGGTCTGGGGGCGTGGGCGGCCGCCCTGGTGATCGCCCTCGTGAGCTTCGTGGTGACGGGCGTGCTGGTGATGATGGGCATCAAGAAGCTCACCGCGGATGTGGATGACGGCACCGGCCACGGCCGCAGCGATCATGATCACGACGCGCCTCGTCCTCAGGGTCAGGCGCACGGCCACGCGGCGGCGACGGCTGCGGCGGGCGGCGAGCGTCCGCACGGCGACATCATGAACCCCGAGACGCGCGCGCAGCATGAGCGCGAACGTGAGCAGCAGCAGCGCCGCATGGAGGAAATGCGCGAGCAGCGTGAACGCGAACGTCAGTACGTCGCGGAGCACGGCATTCCGGTGAGCACCAAGCCGACGTTCGAGGAGGACATGAAATGA
- a CDS encoding class I SAM-dependent methyltransferase: protein MNSVHALRHLKSSLNLSESVPSALTPAQRSNFLTLTARGYATWRAHSLTLLTGQPFPLPREAQLFLHHARPRPGEWWLDAGTSAGFYAALLAQAGARVLAADLSPAMLRAARAHAPGARIDWALLNAERTGLPSASLDGVTIGATLNETRDPDALLRESARLVRPGGRVWLMYVARSGRFGQRALARAGGLTFPDPARVERHLRPLRRALLFQVGDVTFELYIRDL, encoded by the coding sequence ATGAATTCCGTGCACGCCTTACGGCACCTTAAAAGCAGCCTTAACCTGAGCGAAAGCGTGCCGTCCGCGCTCACGCCCGCGCAGCGCAGCAATTTCCTCACCCTCACGGCGCGCGGGTACGCCACGTGGCGCGCGCATTCCCTCACGCTGCTGACCGGCCAGCCCTTCCCGCTGCCCCGCGAAGCGCAGCTGTTCCTGCATCACGCGCGCCCCCGCCCCGGCGAGTGGTGGCTCGACGCCGGCACCAGCGCCGGCTTCTACGCGGCCCTGCTCGCGCAGGCCGGCGCGCGCGTCCTCGCTGCGGACCTCAGCCCCGCCATGCTGCGCGCCGCCCGGGCGCACGCACCCGGCGCCCGCATCGACTGGGCGCTCCTGAACGCCGAGCGCACCGGCCTGCCGTCCGCCAGTCTCGACGGCGTCACCATCGGCGCGACCCTAAACGAGACGCGCGACCCGGACGCGCTGCTGCGCGAAAGTGCCCGCCTCGTCCGCCCTGGCGGGCGCGTCTGGCTGATGTACGTCGCGCGCAGCGGCCGTTTCGGTCAGCGCGCGCTCGCCCGCGCTGGCGGCCTCACCTTCCCCGACCCCGCGCGCGTCGAAAGGCACCTCCGGCCGTTGCGGCGCGCTCTGCTCTTCCAGGTGGGCGACGTGACGTTCGAGTTGTACATCCGGGATTTGTAA
- a CDS encoding NAD-dependent epimerase/dehydratase family protein, producing the protein MSAQRVLVTGASGFVGRAVVAALAARGHAVFAGSRGGADVAGAPGVPLDVTVPDEVTRAVLRVQPDAVVHLVGIIEARGNQTFERVHVEGTRNVLAALPDGTRFLHMSALGARVSSASAYSSSKARAEGLVRASGLPFTIFRPSLIFGPGDDFFGRVLRELVLAAPVVPVIGRGDFPFRPVSVRDVALAFVNALERAHTATRTFELTGPQEYTFEALLQLELQALGRRKPLVHVPLGLMNLAVPLMQVLPRPPITRDQYAMLTEGNTAPNEPARTDLALPMDRLEDALPGIVRR; encoded by the coding sequence ATGAGTGCGCAGCGGGTGCTGGTGACGGGCGCGAGCGGGTTCGTGGGCCGCGCGGTCGTGGCGGCGCTGGCGGCACGTGGGCACGCGGTGTTTGCCGGGTCACGCGGTGGGGCGGACGTGGCGGGCGCGCCGGGCGTGCCGCTGGACGTCACGGTGCCGGATGAGGTGACGCGCGCGGTGCTGCGGGTGCAGCCGGACGCGGTGGTGCACCTGGTGGGCATCATCGAGGCGCGCGGGAATCAGACGTTCGAGCGGGTGCACGTGGAAGGCACCCGGAACGTGCTGGCGGCCCTGCCGGACGGCACGCGGTTCCTGCACATGAGCGCGCTGGGCGCGCGGGTGTCATCGGCAAGCGCGTACAGCAGCAGCAAGGCGCGCGCGGAGGGGCTGGTGCGGGCGAGTGGCCTGCCGTTCACGATCTTCCGGCCGAGCCTGATTTTCGGTCCGGGGGATGACTTCTTCGGGCGGGTGCTGCGGGAACTGGTGCTGGCCGCTCCGGTCGTGCCGGTGATTGGCCGTGGGGACTTCCCGTTCCGGCCGGTGAGCGTGCGGGACGTGGCGCTTGCGTTCGTGAACGCGCTGGAGCGCGCGCATACGGCGACGCGAACGTTCGAGCTGACCGGCCCGCAGGAGTACACCTTTGAGGCGCTGTTGCAGCTGGAGTTGCAGGCGCTCGGTCGGCGTAAGCCGTTGGTGCACGTGCCGCTGGGCCTGATGAACCTGGCAGTGCCGCTGATGCAGGTGCTGCCGCGCCCGCCGATCACGCGGGATCAGTACGCCATGCTCACCGAGGGGAACACCGCCCCGAACGAGCCGGCACGCACGGACCTGGCACTGCCGATGGACCGCCTGGAGGACGCCCTGCCGGGCATCGTGCGGCGCTGA
- a CDS encoding transcriptional regulator, translating into MFNPPTVEDLQETRRANEKLVLAALDSKPEWVETELAKTTGLALSHLRAALASLLDQGRVRRLPGTGTRAVYGLADPGLADVPATPLTANAKKVKAYLEGRADSALHTAEQLRMTREEVMAAFSLLNAHGLITCTFVGSLVIFRLREARVDQSSKQVA; encoded by the coding sequence ATGTTTAACCCCCCCACCGTCGAAGACCTGCAAGAAACCCGTCGCGCCAACGAAAAGCTCGTGCTTGCCGCGCTTGACAGCAAGCCCGAGTGGGTCGAGACCGAACTCGCGAAAACCACCGGCCTCGCCCTGTCGCACCTGCGTGCCGCGCTCGCCAGCCTGCTCGACCAGGGCCGTGTGCGCCGCCTCCCCGGCACCGGCACCCGCGCCGTGTACGGCCTCGCCGACCCCGGCCTCGCCGACGTGCCCGCCACGCCCCTCACCGCCAACGCCAAGAAAGTCAAGGCGTACCTCGAAGGCCGCGCCGACAGCGCTCTGCACACCGCCGAGCAGCTCCGCATGACCCGCGAGGAAGTCATGGCCGCCTTCAGCCTCCTCAACGCGCACGGCCTGATCACCTGCACCTTCGTCGGCAGCCTCGTGATCTTCCGCCTCCGCGAAGCGCGCGTCGACCAGAGCAGCAAACAGGTCGCCTGA
- the crtI gene encoding phytoene desaturase family protein, whose protein sequence is MRRKTAIIIGAGFGGLALGIRLQSLGFDTTIVEALDQPGGRAYQKRTPDGYVFDMGPTVITVPHFIEELFALERDGGRLHDPDFPEHVRHAERVREGDSGGPRTRDYVRLVPILPFYRIIFDDGTHFDYDGDPDSTRAQIRALAPEDLEAYERFHADARAIFERGFLELGYTHFGDLPSMLRVVPDLLRLDAVRTLFSFTRKYFRNPKMQQVFSFETLLVGGNPLSVPAIYAMIHFVEKTWGIHYAMGGTGALVDAFVRKYRELGGTLRLAAPVERILVTDDRGRPVRAPLGARVARGVRLQGGEELHADVVVSNGDWANTYMKLVEPRARLVNSDARVRLARQSMSLLVVYFGFRDDGRPLDLRHHNIILGPRYEGLLTDIFRNLHLADDFSQYLHVPTLTDPSLAPAGHHAAYTLVPVPHNGSGLNWAEVGPALVDRVLTFLDERGHIPNLRARLTHVSHITPDYFEGTLGAHLGNAFGPEPLLAQSAFMRPHNRSEDVRNLYLVGAGAQPGAGTPSVMMSAKMTARLIAQDFGVHADLVHGSAAVAVGAEPR, encoded by the coding sequence GTGCGACGTAAAACGGCCATCATCATTGGTGCGGGCTTCGGCGGCCTCGCGCTCGGCATCCGCCTGCAAAGCCTCGGGTTCGACACCACCATCGTCGAGGCGCTCGACCAGCCCGGCGGCCGCGCCTACCAGAAACGCACACCGGACGGGTACGTGTTCGACATGGGCCCCACCGTCATCACGGTGCCGCACTTCATTGAGGAACTCTTCGCGCTCGAACGCGACGGTGGGCGCCTGCACGACCCGGACTTCCCGGAGCACGTGCGCCACGCCGAACGCGTCCGCGAGGGCGACAGCGGCGGCCCGCGCACCCGCGACTACGTGCGGCTCGTGCCGATCCTGCCCTTCTACCGCATCATCTTCGACGACGGCACGCATTTCGACTACGACGGCGACCCGGACAGCACCCGCGCGCAGATCCGCGCGCTCGCCCCCGAAGACCTCGAAGCGTACGAACGCTTCCACGCGGACGCCCGCGCCATCTTCGAACGGGGCTTCCTGGAACTCGGGTACACGCACTTCGGGGACCTACCCAGCATGCTGCGCGTCGTGCCGGACCTCCTGCGCCTCGACGCCGTGCGGACGCTGTTCAGCTTCACCCGCAAGTACTTCCGCAACCCGAAGATGCAGCAGGTGTTCAGCTTCGAGACGCTGCTGGTCGGCGGGAACCCCCTGAGCGTGCCCGCCATCTACGCCATGATCCACTTCGTCGAGAAGACCTGGGGGATTCACTACGCCATGGGCGGCACGGGCGCGCTCGTGGACGCGTTCGTGCGCAAGTACCGTGAACTCGGCGGCACGCTGCGCCTCGCCGCCCCCGTGGAGCGCATCCTCGTGACCGACGACCGTGGGCGGCCCGTGCGCGCCCCGCTGGGCGCGCGCGTGGCGCGCGGCGTGCGCCTGCAGGGCGGCGAGGAACTGCACGCGGACGTCGTGGTCAGCAACGGCGACTGGGCGAACACCTACATGAAGCTCGTGGAGCCGCGCGCGCGCCTCGTGAACTCCGACGCGCGCGTGCGCCTCGCGCGGCAGAGCATGAGCCTGCTGGTCGTGTACTTCGGGTTCCGCGACGACGGCCGGCCGCTGGACCTGCGGCACCACAACATCATCCTGGGCCCGCGCTACGAGGGCCTGCTCACGGACATCTTCCGGAACCTGCACCTCGCCGACGACTTCAGCCAGTACCTGCACGTCCCGACCCTCACCGACCCCAGCCTCGCGCCGGCCGGGCACCACGCGGCGTACACCCTGGTGCCCGTGCCGCACAACGGCAGCGGCCTGAACTGGGCGGAGGTCGGCCCGGCGCTCGTGGACCGGGTTCTGACGTTCCTCGACGAGCGCGGGCACATCCCGAACCTGCGCGCGCGCCTCACGCACGTGTCGCACATCACGCCGGACTACTTCGAGGGGACGCTCGGCGCGCACCTCGGGAACGCGTTCGGGCCAGAGCCGCTGCTGGCGCAGAGCGCGTTCATGCGTCCGCACAACCGCTCCGAGGACGTCCGGAACCTGTACCTCGTGGGCGCCGGCGCGCAGCCGGGCGCGGGCACGCCGAGCGTCATGATGAGCGCCAAGATGACCGCGCGCCTGATCGCGCAGGACTTCGGGGTGCACGCGGACCTCGTTCATGGTTCTGCGGCAGTCGCCGTGGGCGCCGAGCCGCGTTGA